TATAACTACagttatatttgataaaattaactgaaaattcaattgaaagttcaaaaatgtaaaattacataaaaataataaaatcatgatttatttaaaataaataataaaaaatttaataagtatattgaggataaaaataaaaaaataaaaaattaggaactaacatattaaaaatactattttaaataacatttttaaaaatactaaaaattactttaaaaaacttatttattaaatagttattaaaaaaacttactaactaaataaacaattttttcagttaataaaaaaagttaaaaattaactgaaaatcATAATCTATATAAGTTTGGTAATATTATTTCGCCGTTTTCCATATGAAAGATGATCGATCAATAGCATAATGGTATAGCCGTGTAACAGCTATATTGAAtgaaattaatcaataaaaattaagatactACACCATTTACGCAGAattctcaaaaagaaaagaaaaaagacgaAATAACCTCATAGCAGTGTGAACAACCATGCAGAGAGAAAATCTCATATCATCATCACGGAAATCGGATCCAGAAATAATATGCAAATCCActgggaaaaaaataataccatATGAACATAACATACCAATTAAATGGAAGGAtgatcaatattaaaaaaatgtacccTAAAAATGCAATGATTAGACAATTATGAATACAAaccatttttcattttaagcatctaatcaatattttttttttatctctttctttttattatttcataaatttatcatacttatatttttatattttttttctctttttagatATCGGTAATACATCTGCATATAATGTCTACCAAATATTTTCCAATCCATACTTATGACAATTGCATAACGGAATATGCAAATAAGTgcatcaataatgtttacatatCAGCGTATAATATATGATTCCATTCCATCTttagtaaaacaaaaatatatcattccattaacaaatataatatttaataccaatgcaattaaaatcaatcaaaaaacATATCCCACATTTGCAGTCAAGTAAATGGtagaataaaacattttttagaaGAAAGACAAATTTTGTTAACAGAGTGGCATCAGTTCAGGGGAGACTCAGCCACAAAACATACGCGATTATTACCATATTACAAAATATACTAGCTCTCTAAGCTGTATAACACCGCAAAGGCCTTAAGAATAAGACACATGATTGTTTAATATCAACATATATAATACCCAATAAGCATAACTGTTAAACATAGAATTCCATTGAAGTTGGAATCACAACAAAATTCCATTCAGGGCTTAATTGAAATAGCAAAGTAATCGCTCTATCAATGAACATgagatattatatataagtgAGGTAATATATATTTCGCCTTTTCTATTTGAAAGATCGATACCATAATGATATACTACGCTATTTACGCATAATTctcaaaaaaagaaggaaaaagacgAAATAACTCACAATTAAGCAGTGTGAACAACCATAACCATGCACAGAAAATCTCATATGATCTATACGCGCCTTTCATTTCCCGtaaacaagaagagaaaaagtgaATTACAACGGAATGGCACACGCGCACGCACACACATCAATTCTTGAAACCCTAATTTGTTAACGGGAAATAGAGAAAGGATAGAAGCTAGAGAATAATAGGAGAGGATtgcataataacaataataacgaTACCCACGGTGGTGATGAccggaaaaaaagaaaattaaagaaaatcaaagaacCTTTTGACGTAGTTATTTATTTGTTCATGTTTCCGGTCATCATTATTTGAAACTCGTCGAAGTTGATCATGCCGTCGCCGTTGCCGTCGACGCCGGCGATCATCTTCCGGCACTCCTCGATGGAACACGCGTCTCCGAGGCTCGCCATCACCATTTTAAGCTCCTCCGCGGTAATGGAACCATTACCGTCAAGATCAAAGATGGAGAAAGCGTCCTTCAGATTCTCCAAAACCTCGTCGGGGTCCACGTCCTTGGTATTCAACTCAGTAAACTCTTCCAAGTTGATGTGACCGTCGCCGTCGGAATCGACCTCTCGAATCAGTTTCTTTAGCTCTTCTTCGGTCGCGGGCTGGCCCAGGCTCTTCATCATGGAGCCGAGTTCCGAAGCGGAGATTTTTCCGTCGCCGTTTGCGTCGAACTTTTTGAAGACATATTCAAGGTCCTCCATCACGGAGGCGCGTGATGAATGCAACGATACCGGTGGCGCGTGGGGCAATGAGGACGAAGACGACATCGTCTTCAgaagtttcttcttcttcatgttAAAAAGGGATTTGAAACCCATGATTAACTTGGAAGGAGAAGGAGAATTGGAGAATGGGAGAGACGCGCCAAATCCAAAGAAACTAATCTCCGTCTTGTTCTGAGGGGAGAATCTTGATCGATGATGTTATTATTGACATGCAAAGAGAGGGCCTTCTTTTCTatatttaaagtatttattaCGCGTGATCCCTTACGTTACGAGAgtttgttaagttttttttctcctgaacaaattaatttataagtgataaaataaatataattttaatgtattttctaattttattaatatgtatatataattaattacatgtGTGAAAATAACTGTGAGTcttcctaaaaaaatatttgtatatattcaaataattttatttttatttatataacctgttttttttaagaaaataaaataaagcaaaaatagaaaataaaacaaaaagaaaaattccaaaaaaaatttaaaaaatacgtGATCTACGAAAcaccaaattaataataatcacatttataaatatttagaattttaaaattttcatgaataaataaataattaatgaaaaatgcaaaaagaaagaaaagcaaaaggAAACGAAAagggaaatgaaaaaaaaaaaaactaaaaagacaaATACATAACCTAATAATCAAGAGATTTAACTTTGATTTAATATCTGTATTTggtttttacataaatatagaGTTTTAGTTCCCAAATGCTTGTTAgtgattttctatttttatatccTCTGCTATTTGTAACTTTCCCTCTTATTGCAAAACCAATTGAACAACTGAACATAAAATTTCTCTTTTCAACCTGGAATTTGCTAGTCTTGTTCCACTTCGATTCAGTTCAccgatcttcattgcttcctctTTTGGATCCGCTTCATTCGCGTTCAAACCAACGACTAATCATAACTCTTCTACCGGATCCCTCATTTTTTCCCTTTCCTTTCTGCGTTTAATTCATATCggagaaggagagagagaaaCTGCGACATGAACAAAGCGACTCTTCCGTTGACGTTAATTGGCGATGGAGACGGTGACCGAAAGGTGACTAAGGTGGCGGAGCCCGGTGACCTCGTCATTGCGCTTCACGTCCTCAACACCATCACtggtttctctctctttctctcgcttctctctctctctctctctctaacgtTTTTCTTAATCTGAATTGGTGACTGCAACAGAAATTCACTCAATTAGGGTTTTATACATCGGTTCATTAATtatctcaatttttaaaattattgtgattATTATTCGAAATTTGAAGTGACCATATGTATTCATGGCATCAAGTTTCTTTAACACTAATGAAGAAGTTCAGGAATCTGCACAGGTATCAATTTACGCATTTATCATCACCTTTGTTCGATTTTTCATTCAATTAGCTTGTGCGTTtatgtaatttgtaatttatttggTTCTGAAGTAGAAGTTACTTAATTTGTGCCTTTTTCTACTCTATTGTATTTTGAATACAAAGAATTTAGAAGCTTGGAAGTTCTAcgtttattttcatgtattagGCTTGCGAAGAGTAAAAAAAAGTGAGTTTGTTCTGAGATACAATATAGCTCTGTTTGCAGGTCATGCCATTGGGGCAAATCCTGCAATTCCTAGAATGTTTCCAAATATGTTTCCACTGGTTATAAGTCAggtatatttttgtttctttttgccAACTCTGGTTATGCAATGCgatgttttttcatttatttcacaCATTCTTGTTTCTTTCTTAAGTTGCAGCTATCTATGTACTCCTGATATGGTTATATACTGAATTTCAATTGTTTTGACAGAGAAAGTCACAAACAGAAGGCTGATTGCAGTCATGAAATTGTCTCTTGACAAGTCTGCCCAAGGAGAAAGAATTTCTGACATAAGCAAGAATGGTCATATTGCTTCCTACAGGTGAAGGAGTTAAATTTGTCATTTTTGTGCCCCATAGATTTGTTTTAGCTCATCCGATTAGCGGTCCAAGTTGTGATTGGTGGTATTCGTTTGAGTCCAATCCACTTtgcaaaaaataacttattactATTAGTTTGAGTTTGCCAGCAGTTCCTTGAAGATTTAGTTTGTTCTCATCTATGTGCTCTCTTACGTTTCACCTTTTCTGTggatttttgttataattgcTTGACATTATGCAGGTCAAGTCCCTAGGTTCACCAaattttgtttatctttttaacACATAACATTGAGTGAAATACTGAATGAATTAGTCACGGTGGTGATTAGTTTAACGCAAACTTTTAATATGGTAAAACTTAAACgggcaatttttttattccggAGGGCAGTAATACTCGtcaattgaaatttaatcaaaGGGTCTTGGTCTGGGGAAAACATCCTAGACGTTTATCTTTTGCATTTTGATTGTCCTTACATGCAGGAATTGTGCATTGGAAGACCCTATTCTTGGATAACATCTATTACATGATACTTTCGTCATGCTTTATCAGTCAAAACATTCTTGTTACATAAATCTGTCCAGCAGTACAACAAATACAATGAGTTACACAAATTGGGTTTCAGAAAGCAGTCAATGTTACTATTTGGTTAGAATGTTCAAACATTAATATTCTAGAAAGGTCACAAACCAAAAGACAATGACTGCCCCCAAATTCTTCATAATTGATATATGATGATATTCATACTCATTTGCAGGTTAATGACTTTGTGTGCTTATCAGACATTGCTTATGTTAGTGAACAAGTGTTGATGATGGAGAAAACAATTCTTAGGAAGCTTGAATAGTACTTAACAGTTCCAACATCCTATGTCTTACTTGGTTTGGTATATCAAAGGCTCCACTCCACCTGTTAAAGAGGTATATTTCTTTGTAGTTGgttgttaagttttttttttaagtcatgAGTGGAATGCATTGACGAATGTGCCTAATTTTCATCAATGTGTAGATGGAACACATGGCATTTTTCCTTGCTGAAGTTTCTTTGATCCACAATCCTACTGTAATCTTTTACTGGCCCTTCTCTAATCGCTGCTTCTGCTGTATTGATGGCTCAGTGTACCCTAGGAATGAGCCCTTTCGGGACAAGCACTTTGAAGCACTATACTGGTTACACTGAGGAGCAACTAAGGTTAATATTTTTGTGGATCAGCAAATTGATATTTGAACGTGCAAGTAGGTAGAGTGTTTTTCAACATTTATGAAGtgacttttgttcctttttgcTGCCAGCGTTTGTGCCAAAATCACGGTCAACCTTCATGCTGCTGCTGCTCCAGGAAGTAAGCTTAGGGCAGTTTTCAAGAAATTCTGTAGCTTGGATCTTTGTGCTGTTGCTCTTCTTTCTCCAGGGAAGAACTTGTCAACACTGTCTTGAAATTCTAGTTTAGGTTTGTCTAGGGAGACAAACCTAAACTAGAATTTCAAGACAGagctcattttcttttttcctaatTGAGTGTTGCCACAACCTTTGGTGCTATGTACCTTTTGTGACACTGATTGAGCATCTGATCCTGATGACCATTGCTCTACTTCATGGGCTGATGTCTATTTAGGACCTGCTACAATTTCTGGGGGTTCAACGAAACAAACAGTTGTAGCCAGAAGCACAGCTGAAGAAGCAGAATATTGTAGTTTGGCTCAATTTACTACTGAGCTACTTTGGTATCAAACTCTCCTTCGAATTGCTAGCTCCTTTCTGTTACTCAACCTACTCTGTTTTTTATGACAATCAGAATATTGTTTCTCTCACAATCCTATACTGCATGCCAAGACCAAGCATATGGAATACCATTTCTCTTTAGTTTCAATTGTATATTTTTAGTCCTAGGATTAGTCTAAGCTCTGTGCTATATATAGTTTGTACACACAGTAGCTTAGCACCTTTTGTACATTTTACGGAAATCAATAATACAAATCTTTCAGATTCTCTTCATTCTAATACTTGTTTTGCCCCTGCAAATTGTGTTGATGTTTCTCATTGATGCCGGAAGAAGGTACTTCAGAATATGATGATTGCATCTTGTTTGGAAGTTGTGTTAAACAATAACTGCGAAGCTTAAGCACAATACTTTAGAATATGATTTTATCTCGTATCACCATCAATATTTTGAATAAGAATTCAATTACAGCATATGCAGCCAGAACAAATTATCATGCTTACATATCTATACTGCATCTAAGTTTTTCCATATTGCTAGAAATATTCAACTTCACACAGTATATAGTCTTTTCAGGAGGCAAAGGGGGGTGTTAGAACGATATAAATTATCTTGTTTGAATCATATAATGCATGTTCAGagtcatattttgttttaaaaatagcCAATTCTCTCTGAAGTGCCTgtgagaaaaaaatcattaggtgataaaagaaaataaaatacatttaagaGTGTCCAAAACAGCGCAAGTCATGGCACTCTCGTTCCTAATACAAATGAAGATTGACAAAATGTGGGTACGCATTTTTCTCCAATCTCTCTCTTGCACCATTCCatgcttatttattttttaaattaaatgcatGGAAACATGAGGTTTCTAAGTTGGTAGTGGATTCAATTTACCTTGCatggataaaatatttatttgattactcAACCCATGATAATCAAAACCAATTTCAGTGGAAAAATTCTATTAGAAAAACAATT
This region of Glycine max cultivar Williams 82 chromosome 7, Glycine_max_v4.0, whole genome shotgun sequence genomic DNA includes:
- the LOC100790109 gene encoding probable calcium-binding protein CML25, which encodes MGFKSLFNMKKKKLLKTMSSSSSLPHAPPVSLHSSRASVMEDLEYVFKKFDANGDGKISASELGSMMKSLGQPATEEELKKLIREVDSDGDGHINLEEFTELNTKDVDPDEVLENLKDAFSIFDLDGNGSITAEELKMVMASLGDACSIEECRKMIAGVDGNGDGMINFDEFQIMMTGNMNK